A single Caretta caretta isolate rCarCar2 chromosome 2, rCarCar1.hap1, whole genome shotgun sequence DNA region contains:
- the MPLKIP gene encoding M-phase-specific PLK1-interacting protein, producing MHRQSFRPPTPPCPGGGPWGGGGFRSPPSGGGPMPPSPRGYGSPHHTPPYGHRPYSPRGHHFHGGGGGRFGSPSPGGQSPRRPHSASPRYSAPYGSMSPAAAQQRPPHHPQQYKSSPRGSQRYYQGSPRTSTPFGTAHGRGKRVSNDVENYYRPSMLEDPWAGLEPVSVTDINQQYSSEQTTYTGKKGRYFS from the exons ATGCACCGACAGAGCttccgcccccccacacccccgtgCCCGGGCGGGGGGCCCTGGGGCGGCGGCGGCTTTCGGAGCCCTCCCTCCGGCGGGGGCCCTATGCCGCCCTCCCCGCGGGGCTACGGGAGCCCCCACCACACGCCGCCCTACGGCCACCGGCCCTACTCGCCCCGAGGCCACCACTTCcacggcggcggcggcgggcggtTCGGGAGCCCGTCCCCGGGGGGTCAGAGCCCGCGCAGGCCGCACAGTGCCAGCCCCAGGTACTCGGCTCCCTACGGCAGCATGTCCCCGGCCGCGGCCCAGCAGCGTCCGCCGCACCATCCGCAGCAATACAAGTCCTCGCCGCGGGGCTCCCAGAGATACTACCAG GGATCACCCAGGACATCTACTCCATTTGGTACAGCGCATGGCAGAGGGAAAAGAGTGTCTAATGATGTGGAAAACTATTACAGACCTTCAATGCTTGAGGACCCATGGGCTGGCCTAGAGCCAGTTTCTGTTACAGACATAAACCAACAATACAGCAGTGAGCAAACAACATATACTGGTAAAAAAGGGAGGTATTTCAGTTAA